In Anaerotignum faecicola, the following are encoded in one genomic region:
- a CDS encoding Eco47II family restriction endonuclease, whose protein sequence is MWNLTFISEEDFSNHVKATIEKYGEKLESFDLKRFNKNIIDPIKLIFDKTVYQSSWEEIVSNEIFRQRDKSNNNDIGYFHQRIFQYIKNCHVPPNGEEGGWDVIYENADGIPIPDAGNVHTVYVEMKNKHNTMNSASAGKTFIKMQNQLLNDDDCACFLVEAIAQRSQNIKWETTVDKKKVGHKLIRRVSLDQFYALVTGQDDAFYQMCMILPSVIEKAVKELEGTIVPHDTVIDELRAMASKQNVESEDLAIAMAAYMLGFGTYKGFTK, encoded by the coding sequence ATGTGGAATTTAACTTTTATAAGTGAAGAAGATTTTTCAAATCACGTCAAAGCAACGATTGAAAAATACGGAGAGAAACTTGAATCATTTGATTTAAAGCGCTTTAATAAAAATATCATTGATCCGATTAAATTGATTTTTGACAAGACAGTATATCAATCTTCTTGGGAAGAAATTGTAAGTAACGAAATTTTCCGTCAAAGGGACAAGTCTAACAACAACGATATTGGATATTTTCATCAGCGTATTTTCCAATACATTAAAAATTGTCACGTTCCGCCAAATGGTGAAGAAGGCGGTTGGGATGTAATTTACGAAAATGCTGATGGTATTCCTATTCCTGACGCAGGAAATGTACATACCGTTTATGTTGAAATGAAAAATAAACATAATACAATGAATTCTGCTTCAGCAGGTAAAACCTTTATCAAAATGCAGAATCAGTTGTTAAATGACGATGATTGTGCTTGTTTTTTGGTAGAAGCAATTGCACAGCGCTCCCAGAATATCAAATGGGAAACGACAGTTGATAAGAAAAAGGTTGGTCATAAACTTATCCGCAGGGTAAGTCTTGATCAATTCTATGCCTTAGTAACAGGACAGGACGATGCTTTTTATCAGATGTGTATGATATTGCCGTCCGTTATTGAAAAGGCAGTTAAAGAGTTAGAAGGTACGATTGTGCCACACGATACAGTTATTGACGAGCTGAGAGCTATGGCAAGCAAACAGAATGTTGAATCGGAAGATTTGGCCATTGCTATGGCTGCGTATATGCTTGGGTTTGGAACTTACAAGGGATTTACGAAATAA